From Halotia branconii CENA392, the proteins below share one genomic window:
- a CDS encoding translocation/assembly module TamB domain-containing protein has translation MTNSSNLEPHSKSPVCKRLRLLVLSRGGIALGGFLLVGIVGGVWRLWTFVQKDLTPLAQQSLTTTLNRPVNLGKVTNFSLTGVRFGASSIPATSTDPDRAVVDAVEVVFDPLQLIFNRELKLDVTLVNPDIYIEQDEQGRWITISITPSGKGGVIKTELDKIHFRNGKLALLPQKRAGSSVSTTLNNQSTGAGEVKSSLPPVGFSQLGGTAQLLKNNQLINFEAVGQADDGGNVAIQGETLSKALVGNLHLKAQNFLASNVTRLVKLPLNLQTGRVDGDLRIKLTQEQPPLLFGNADLKGVTIQVPRLPQPFLNSQGNLRFQGTEIQLDKATTSYGKIPLVATGIIDTQAGFKLAGRVNEMSVANAQETLKLKLPVPVSGQLTADLQLIGPTTKPILSGTVATIKSAQIDKVNFKSISSQFKFVTSDSLITLRNIQGQAAIGGDITGTGTIEVGDNPEINLNFAAKNVPGEAIAQVYDIKPDFQIGTLSATAQVTGAPADVKTTVKWQAPAATYPGTGEVVVNSDRTVSFRNVALNVGGGVVRAYGSYANERWQAVANTSNIQLQRFVDQNQLQNLSLAGAEFDGRLLLSGTTAPFQIATIRSDGAGVQIAGGRIAISQVQLQDEGFSAQLKANGVRLGRILKNASPALNNPLAGTFQIAGNRENFSLKTLRGTGQAQLEVADGTVTAKNIQLANGAYQAKLQANNVAVQQLATVPPQFQGRLNGQFNVTGSVESFQPQAIQVDGQARVNVAGGNITAKNIQLANGRYQAQVQANNVRLQQLATVPPQFQGRLNGQFNVTGSVESFQPQAIQADGQARVNVAGGTIAASNIQLANGRYQAIVAASGVGLNQFNQQLRGELGGQLQVTGTLGSAQLADVRAAGQVQLSQGLAGIERPLSAAIAWNGEKLTINQANAPGLSVSGEILANAKQAGLPEITQLNLNVQAQNYDLKQLPINLPNQVALAGKVDFDGQVTGKLPLPNVNGQVKLQDLVVQGLAFESLLTGNVQSTSGQGLNLNLTGNRDRIALSLDANNRPESFLVRWQQASATGKVQGNELALQLENLPLQVLNLTPPPNLRLGGGKIAGLLTGNLQINQQTLAASGNVAIADPRFGRIRGDRLAAQFRYENGKAILSSSQFVKGNSIYAFAGNFSQTPQRPELQGKLNVTQGNIQDVLTVAQIFELQDFQRGAAEPTYGTAADLTTDDRGLPNQPLLTQLQRFYEVEALVAQQEQQQIDANPIPNLADLQGTFNGEVAVNTATANGLSVQFDLKGQNFVWGREDEPSRFYTAKKIIAEGSFEKGVLQLRPLRVVSEDGILAFAGNIGGDEQSGQLRVRNFPIEILNNFVKLPVGITGNLNATAALAGSIANPQAKGELQIREGTLNQKPIESATASFSYTDGRLNFGSNVSVAGPEPVNITGSIPYQLPFAAVAPQSNQINLDVNVKDEGLALLNLFTNQVAFENGEGAVDLKVRGTRQQPEVIGIATINNATFSAQALPGKLTDVTGQVNFNFDRIFVESLQGKFSQGKVEAAGAIPIFNNGQINIENPLTVNAEQLALNLKGLYQGGASGNLQITGSALNPLVGGKVNLFNGQVLLAESTNSSTTSDRNLNVAPTKANKQDKTENNNAIARFNDLEIELGKNVEVTRPPILSFQATGNLTVNGSFADPIPDGTIRLKQGGVNLFTTQFKLANNKNTATFRSNQPRDPILDVELFAKVVDVVQNTDINRSTTTGLGALESVRVEATVKGPASKLNENLELTSSPSRSQTEIVALLGGGFVDTEGRGDSTLGLINIAGSAVFNNFQSAFNQIGSAFGLSEFRIFPTVISDNPEAGRNNSTLELAAEAGVDLSPKVSVSSIKILTADDPFQWGINYRINNQVRVRASTNLEDDSRAVVEYQTRF, from the coding sequence ATGACTAACTCTTCTAATCTAGAGCCTCATTCTAAATCTCCCGTCTGTAAGCGTCTGCGGTTACTGGTGTTGAGTCGTGGTGGTATTGCCTTGGGCGGATTTTTACTAGTTGGAATTGTTGGTGGTGTTTGGCGACTGTGGACTTTTGTACAAAAAGATTTAACGCCATTGGCGCAACAAAGTTTGACAACTACACTCAACCGTCCGGTAAACCTAGGAAAAGTTACAAATTTTTCTCTAACAGGAGTGCGCTTTGGCGCTTCCAGCATTCCCGCAACATCCACAGACCCAGATAGAGCTGTGGTCGATGCTGTAGAAGTAGTTTTTGACCCATTGCAGTTAATTTTTAATCGTGAGTTAAAGCTAGATGTAACTTTAGTTAACCCAGACATTTATATTGAGCAGGATGAGCAAGGGCGCTGGATCACTATTAGCATAACGCCGTCAGGTAAAGGCGGGGTGATTAAAACTGAGTTAGACAAAATACACTTCCGTAATGGCAAGCTGGCATTATTACCCCAAAAGAGGGCAGGGAGCAGTGTTTCGACTACGCTCAACAACCAAAGCACAGGAGCAGGGGAAGTAAAATCTTCCTTACCTCCTGTGGGATTTTCGCAACTTGGTGGTACTGCTCAATTGCTGAAAAACAATCAGTTGATTAATTTTGAAGCGGTAGGTCAAGCAGATGATGGTGGTAATGTTGCAATTCAGGGAGAGACACTTTCTAAGGCACTGGTAGGTAACTTGCATTTAAAAGCACAAAACTTTTTAGCTAGTAATGTTACTCGCCTTGTCAAGTTGCCTCTAAATTTGCAAACGGGTCGAGTTGATGGTGACTTGCGAATTAAATTGACACAAGAGCAGCCACCTTTATTGTTCGGTAACGCTGACCTCAAAGGGGTAACAATTCAAGTTCCCCGTTTACCACAACCATTCCTTAATAGCCAAGGCAATCTCCGCTTCCAAGGAACGGAAATCCAGCTAGATAAGGCCACTACTAGTTATGGCAAAATTCCCTTAGTGGCTACGGGAATCATCGACACTCAAGCAGGTTTTAAATTGGCAGGGCGTGTCAATGAGATGAGTGTGGCAAATGCTCAAGAAACTTTAAAATTGAAACTACCTGTGCCTGTCTCTGGGCAATTAACAGCTGATTTACAGCTAATTGGCCCAACTACTAAGCCTATTCTCTCAGGCACAGTTGCCACGATCAAATCTGCCCAAATAGACAAAGTTAATTTTAAAAGTATTAGTAGTCAATTTAAATTTGTTACCAGTGATTCTTTAATCACCTTGAGAAATATTCAAGGTCAAGCCGCAATTGGTGGAGATATTACCGGGACTGGAACAATTGAAGTGGGGGATAACCCTGAAATTAACTTAAATTTTGCCGCAAAGAATGTTCCTGGTGAAGCGATCGCTCAAGTATATGATATTAAGCCTGACTTTCAAATCGGTACTCTTTCTGCTACAGCCCAAGTAACTGGCGCTCCCGCCGACGTTAAAACTACAGTCAAATGGCAAGCCCCAGCAGCTACCTATCCCGGTACTGGTGAAGTTGTGGTTAATTCAGATCGCACTGTCTCTTTTCGCAATGTGGCTCTTAATGTCGGTGGTGGGGTGGTGCGGGCTTATGGTAGTTATGCTAATGAGCGTTGGCAAGCTGTCGCCAATACTTCTAATATTCAATTGCAGCGTTTTGTAGATCAAAACCAACTACAAAATCTCTCTTTAGCGGGGGCAGAATTTGATGGTCGCCTGCTTCTTTCAGGTACAACCGCACCATTTCAAATTGCTACTATCCGCAGTGATGGGGCAGGTGTGCAAATTGCTGGTGGAAGAATTGCCATTTCTCAAGTGCAACTACAAGATGAAGGTTTTTCCGCCCAATTAAAAGCTAATGGTGTACGCTTGGGACGCATATTGAAAAATGCTTCCCCAGCTTTAAACAACCCATTGGCGGGTACGTTTCAAATAGCAGGCAACAGAGAGAATTTTAGTTTAAAAACTCTACGCGGTACTGGTCAAGCACAACTTGAGGTTGCAGACGGCACAGTCACAGCTAAAAATATTCAATTAGCTAATGGTGCATATCAAGCAAAACTCCAAGCCAATAATGTTGCTGTACAGCAGTTGGCAACTGTACCACCACAGTTTCAGGGCAGGTTAAATGGTCAGTTTAATGTCACTGGGTCAGTTGAATCTTTTCAACCGCAAGCGATTCAAGTTGATGGTCAAGCACGGGTGAATGTTGCAGGTGGTAACATTACAGCTAAAAATATCCAATTAGCCAATGGTCGCTATCAAGCACAAGTCCAAGCGAATAATGTACGTTTGCAGCAGTTGGCAACTGTACCACCACAGTTTCAGGGCAGGTTAAATGGTCAGTTTAATGTCACTGGGTCAGTTGAATCTTTTCAACCGCAAGCGATCCAAGCTGATGGTCAAGCACGGGTAAATGTTGCCGGAGGGACGATCGCAGCATCTAATATTCAATTAGCTAATGGTCGCTATCAGGCTATAGTTGCTGCTAGTGGTGTGGGATTAAATCAATTTAATCAGCAGTTGCGGGGTGAATTGGGTGGCCAGTTGCAAGTGACTGGCACTTTAGGATCTGCCCAATTAGCTGATGTGCGGGCTGCGGGTCAGGTACAGTTATCTCAAGGTTTGGCGGGGATTGAGCGACCTTTAAGCGCGGCGATCGCCTGGAATGGTGAGAAACTAACTATTAATCAAGCTAATGCTCCTGGTTTAAGTGTTAGTGGGGAAATATTAGCCAATGCCAAGCAAGCGGGTTTACCAGAGATTACTCAATTAAATCTCAACGTCCAAGCTCAAAATTACGACCTCAAACAGCTACCAATCAATCTTCCTAATCAGGTAGCTTTGGCAGGAAAAGTTGATTTTGATGGTCAAGTGACTGGTAAGTTACCTTTACCGAATGTCAACGGACAAGTTAAGTTACAAGATTTGGTAGTACAAGGTTTGGCTTTTGAATCTTTATTAACTGGAAATGTTCAATCAACGTCGGGACAAGGTTTAAATTTGAACTTGACAGGTAATAGAGATCGCATTGCTCTAAGTTTAGATGCTAATAATCGTCCTGAATCTTTTTTAGTGCGTTGGCAACAAGCCTCAGCCACAGGTAAAGTCCAAGGCAATGAATTAGCACTGCAACTAGAAAACTTGCCTTTGCAAGTCTTGAATTTGACTCCACCGCCAAATCTGCGTTTGGGTGGTGGTAAGATAGCTGGCTTATTAACTGGAAATTTGCAGATTAATCAGCAGACATTGGCAGCTAGTGGAAATGTAGCGATCGCTGATCCGAGATTTGGTCGTATTCGAGGCGATCGTTTAGCGGCTCAGTTTCGTTATGAAAATGGTAAAGCCATACTCTCTAGTAGTCAATTCGTCAAAGGTAACAGTATCTATGCCTTTGCTGGCAATTTTAGTCAAACTCCCCAAAGGCCAGAGTTACAAGGTAAGTTGAACGTCACCCAAGGTAATATCCAAGATGTTTTAACGGTTGCACAGATATTTGAATTACAAGATTTCCAACGCGGTGCAGCCGAGCCTACTTATGGCACAGCAGCAGACCTCACCACCGATGACCGAGGTTTACCAAATCAGCCATTATTAACTCAACTCCAGCGCTTTTATGAAGTTGAAGCTTTAGTAGCCCAACAAGAACAACAACAAATTGATGCCAATCCCATACCAAATTTAGCAGACTTACAAGGCACTTTTAACGGAGAAGTAGCTGTAAATACAGCTACAGCTAACGGTTTATCAGTGCAATTTGATTTGAAAGGTCAAAACTTTGTCTGGGGTAGAGAAGATGAACCCAGTCGTTTTTATACTGCCAAAAAAATTATTGCTGAAGGTAGTTTTGAAAAGGGCGTTTTGCAGTTACGACCTTTGCGGGTGGTGTCTGAAGATGGCATCTTGGCTTTTGCAGGTAATATTGGCGGTGATGAGCAATCTGGTCAGTTGCGGGTGAGAAATTTCCCCATCGAGATATTGAATAATTTTGTCAAACTACCAGTGGGAATAACGGGTAATCTCAACGCTACAGCAGCTTTAGCAGGTAGTATTGCTAATCCCCAAGCTAAAGGAGAACTGCAAATTAGAGAAGGAACACTCAACCAAAAGCCGATAGAGTCAGCTACCGCCAGTTTTAGTTATACCGATGGACGCTTGAACTTTGGCAGTAACGTCTCAGTTGCTGGGCCGGAACCTGTAAATATTACAGGCAGTATACCTTACCAATTGCCCTTTGCGGCGGTAGCGCCCCAAAGTAATCAAATCAATTTGGATGTCAACGTTAAAGATGAAGGATTAGCACTGTTAAATTTGTTTACTAATCAAGTGGCATTTGAAAATGGTGAAGGAGCAGTAGATCTCAAGGTGCGTGGGACAAGACAACAGCCAGAGGTAATTGGAATTGCAACTATTAATAATGCCACTTTTTCAGCTCAAGCTCTGCCAGGAAAGCTGACAGATGTCACAGGTCAAGTTAATTTTAATTTTGACCGCATATTTGTAGAAAGTCTCCAGGGTAAATTTAGTCAAGGTAAGGTAGAAGCTGCTGGAGCAATTCCCATATTTAACAATGGGCAAATAAATATCGAAAATCCTTTGACTGTAAACGCCGAACAGTTAGCCTTGAATCTGAAGGGACTTTACCAAGGAGGCGCTAGTGGTAATTTGCAGATTACTGGTTCTGCTCTCAACCCTTTAGTTGGCGGTAAGGTAAATTTATTTAACGGTCAGGTATTGTTAGCAGAATCTACCAATTCTTCCACAACTAGCGATCGCAATCTCAACGTAGCACCCACAAAGGCCAATAAACAAGATAAAACTGAAAACAACAATGCGATCGCTAGATTTAATGATTTAGAAATAGAGTTGGGTAAAAATGTCGAAGTCACTCGTCCACCGATTCTGAGTTTCCAAGCAACTGGCAACCTTACAGTCAATGGTTCTTTTGCTGATCCCATACCAGATGGTACTATCCGACTTAAACAAGGTGGAGTGAATTTATTTACTACCCAATTTAAACTCGCCAATAACAAAAACACGGCAACTTTTAGATCTAATCAACCCCGCGACCCCATTTTAGATGTTGAACTGTTTGCTAAAGTTGTGGATGTAGTTCAAAATACTGATATTAACAGGTCAACTACTACTGGTTTAGGAGCCTTAGAAAGCGTCCGAGTTGAAGCCACTGTAAAAGGGCCTGCTAGTAAATTAAACGAAAATCTAGAACTTACAAGCAGTCCTTCACGCAGTCAAACGGAAATTGTTGCTTTATTAGGTGGTGGTTTTGTCGATACAGAAGGACGTGGTGATAGCACTTTAGGTTTAATTAATATCGCAGGTTCAGCTGTATTTAATAACTTTCAATCGGCTTTTAACCAAATTGGTAGTGCTTTCGGTTTAAGTGAATTTCGGATATTTCCTACTGTCATTTCTGATAATCCCGAAGCAGGTAGAAATAATTCAACTTTAGAATTGGCAGCAGAAGCAGGAGTTGATCTGTCTCCTAAAGTTTCTGTTTCTAGCATCAAAATTTTAACAGCAGATGATCCCTTTCAATGGGGGATTAATTACCGCATTAATAATCAAGTTCGGGTGCGTGCTTCTACAAATTTAGAAGACGATAGTCGTGCAGTAGTAGAGTATCAAACACGCTTTTGA
- a CDS encoding DUF3110 domain-containing protein has translation MITPMRVFVLIFNANTENEGIHTIRVGDRNKILMFESEDDALRFALLLEAQDFPVPTVDALDAEEIKEFCESAGYEWEIIPENSDLIIPPEINLEETDWQADDQKEDIDDSFRFNQVPPAEEPELSDSELDKIRRQLEGLL, from the coding sequence ATGATTACACCAATGCGGGTTTTTGTACTGATTTTTAATGCCAATACCGAAAATGAGGGGATTCATACTATTCGGGTAGGCGATCGCAATAAAATTCTGATGTTTGAATCAGAAGACGATGCTCTGCGCTTTGCTCTTTTGCTAGAAGCTCAAGATTTCCCCGTACCTACAGTAGACGCACTTGATGCAGAAGAAATCAAGGAGTTTTGTGAAAGTGCGGGGTACGAGTGGGAGATAATTCCAGAAAATAGCGATTTAATTATTCCCCCAGAAATTAACTTGGAAGAAACCGACTGGCAAGCTGATGACCAAAAAGAGGATATTGATGACTCTTTTCGTTTTAACCAAGTACCACCAGCTGAAGAGCCAGAATTATCCGATTCTGAACTCGATAAAATTCGTCGCCAATTAGAAGGATTATTGTAA
- the murQ gene encoding N-acetylmuramic acid 6-phosphate etherase yields MTNWQERGHLLTEQVNPNSLNLDQLSSLELVELFNSEDQKAVEAVAAAKVELAQAIERTAERLHQGGRLFYVGAGTSGRLGVLDAAECPPTFCTPPELVQGIIAGGAGALVRSSEDLEDRAEDGEAAIAQRHITQLDVVVGITAGGTTPFVHGALNAARQRGAVTIFIACVPATQVSFDADIDIRLLTGPEILAGSTRLKAGTVTKLALNILSTGVMVKLGKVYGNRMVDVAVTNQKLRDRALRILQDLTGLSRETAGFLLENSGKWVKLALLMHWTGLAKDEGDRLLSEHKGNLRTAVENYKNNKQI; encoded by the coding sequence ATGACAAATTGGCAAGAACGCGGACATCTTTTGACCGAGCAAGTAAATCCAAATAGTCTTAATTTAGACCAACTGAGTTCTCTAGAATTAGTAGAATTATTTAATAGCGAGGATCAAAAGGCAGTTGAGGCGGTGGCTGCGGCTAAAGTTGAGTTAGCCCAAGCAATTGAACGTACTGCGGAGCGTTTGCACCAAGGAGGGCGCTTGTTTTATGTTGGTGCGGGAACAAGTGGCAGGTTAGGGGTGTTAGATGCCGCTGAGTGTCCACCTACTTTTTGTACACCTCCAGAATTAGTACAGGGGATAATAGCAGGTGGAGCTGGCGCATTGGTACGTAGTTCAGAAGATTTAGAAGATCGTGCTGAAGATGGAGAAGCGGCGATCGCTCAAAGACACATCACTCAACTAGATGTAGTAGTCGGTATTACTGCTGGTGGAACTACACCTTTTGTTCACGGTGCGCTTAATGCTGCTCGACAACGGGGAGCAGTTACCATTTTTATTGCTTGTGTTCCAGCAACACAAGTCAGCTTTGATGCCGATATTGACATTCGTTTGTTAACAGGGCCAGAAATTCTCGCAGGTTCTACTCGCTTGAAAGCTGGTACAGTCACAAAGTTAGCTTTAAATATCCTGTCTACAGGAGTGATGGTAAAACTGGGCAAAGTTTATGGCAATCGCATGGTAGATGTTGCAGTCACAAATCAAAAGTTACGCGATCGCGCTTTGCGAATTTTGCAAGATCTTACTGGTTTAAGTCGTGAAACTGCTGGTTTTTTATTAGAAAATAGTGGTAAGTGGGTCAAATTGGCACTATTAATGCACTGGACTGGTTTAGCAAAAGACGAGGGCGATCGCTTGTTATCAGAACACAAAGGTAATCTGCGAACCGCGGTTGAAAACTACAAAAACAACAAGCAAATCTAA
- a CDS encoding Crp/Fnr family transcriptional regulator → MSNFDLALHNRLLASLPTAEYQRLRPHLEPVSLLLGQELYQMGEPITHVYFPLKALVSLISSVDGSATEFGLIGNEGMVGISALLGGDFTISRAIVQVADGAIRINAQVLKTEFDRGGVLQKQLFLYLQLFLTQTVQNAACQAHHRIEQRLARWLLSIQDQLQQNNLFLTQKYIAELLGTRRATITEAAGHLQQAGMIHYKRGEITILDRPALEQTACSCYALLRREQERLHCISEKIR, encoded by the coding sequence ATGTCCAACTTTGATCTTGCCTTGCACAATCGGTTACTAGCCTCCTTACCTACAGCAGAATATCAGCGTCTGCGTCCTCATCTAGAGCCAGTATCTCTACTTTTAGGACAAGAGCTTTATCAAATGGGAGAACCAATTACTCATGTGTACTTTCCGCTGAAGGCGCTCGTTTCGCTAATCAGTTCAGTTGATGGTTCTGCAACCGAGTTTGGGTTAATTGGTAATGAAGGTATGGTTGGAATTTCGGCGCTTTTAGGAGGCGACTTTACAATCAGTCGAGCAATTGTGCAAGTCGCGGATGGAGCGATTAGAATCAATGCCCAGGTTTTGAAGACAGAATTTGATCGTGGCGGAGTTCTACAAAAGCAGCTATTTCTCTATCTCCAGTTATTTTTAACTCAAACTGTTCAAAATGCTGCTTGCCAAGCACACCATCGCATTGAGCAACGTTTAGCTCGTTGGTTGCTATCTATTCAAGATCAATTACAACAAAATAATTTGTTCCTCACACAGAAGTATATTGCTGAATTATTGGGAACCCGTCGTGCCACAATTACAGAAGCCGCAGGACATCTCCAACAAGCAGGAATGATCCACTACAAGCGCGGTGAAATTACCATTCTGGATCGTCCTGCTTTGGAGCAAACTGCTTGCAGTTGTTATGCGCTACTACGCCGTGAGCAAGAACGCCTGCACTGTATTAGCGAAAAAATTCGTTAA
- a CDS encoding Crp/Fnr family transcriptional regulator — MDKSQNESDLNTSQSLNHLLATLPKADYLRLAPYLRQVKLSLGCILYEPGELITTVYFPNQSMISLVQIMEDGSTIEAGIVGNDGIVGYSVYLGGEYTMSRAIVQIPGSAIALDAAILKAEFERSSGLQKLLLRYTQALLAQISQTAACNRFHPTEERLARWLLQSQDFARSATLQLTQDFLSSMLGTRRASITVAARTLQQAGLINYNRGHIQILNREALESAACECYSIVRSEYDRLLDIQTN, encoded by the coding sequence ATGGATAAATCCCAAAACGAAAGTGACTTAAACACCTCGCAATCACTCAACCATTTACTAGCTACTTTACCAAAAGCCGACTATCTTCGCTTAGCCCCCTATCTGCGGCAGGTCAAGTTGAGCTTGGGGTGCATCCTGTACGAACCAGGTGAACTAATTACAACTGTTTACTTTCCCAACCAATCGATGATTTCGCTGGTGCAAATCATGGAAGATGGTTCAACCATCGAAGCGGGGATCGTCGGTAATGATGGTATAGTCGGTTATTCAGTGTATTTAGGTGGCGAATACACGATGAGTCGTGCCATTGTCCAAATTCCTGGCAGCGCGATCGCTTTAGATGCCGCTATCCTAAAAGCAGAATTTGAGCGTAGCAGTGGGCTGCAAAAGTTATTGCTGCGTTACACTCAGGCATTGCTCGCGCAAATTAGCCAAACCGCCGCCTGTAATCGATTTCATCCAACCGAAGAAAGGTTGGCTCGCTGGTTATTACAATCACAGGACTTTGCTCGGTCGGCAACATTGCAGTTGACTCAAGACTTTCTTTCGAGCATGTTAGGCACTCGGCGTGCTAGCATCACGGTCGCTGCCAGAACGCTGCAACAGGCAGGACTAATTAACTACAACCGGGGACATATCCAAATATTGAACCGTGAAGCACTCGAATCGGCTGCCTGCGAGTGTTACAGTATTGTTCGCTCTGAGTATGATCGCTTGCTTGATATTCAAACCAACTAA